The Acidobacteriaceae bacterium nucleotide sequence TCCAGCGCACTCCCGACCTCTCGCCGCACCGAAGACATCGCTCTCGACCTCCTCAAGTTCGTCGCTTCTCAAGCCAACCTCGGCCGCACCGCCTCCACGCCCACGCGTGGTTTCGCCCCCGCCGCGGAGACGAAGTCCGAGGACCCCGTCGATGCGTTGCTCGAGCTCTACGCTCGCTGCCGCGAAGCCGTCGAAAAATAGCTCGATCGCATCTCCGTAGATCTCTGTTGGCGGCCACCTCGCTGCCAAAACATCTGAGGCATCGTTCGCCCACGCGAACGATGCCTCTTTGCCTTCGCCCACTCACCGCCACGGCCGCAAACCACTACACTTGGAGGTGGAATGTCGCATCCTATTCGCACCGCCGTCATTGGAGCCGGGGCCTTCGGCCGTAACCACCTTCGCGTCTACCGTGAGCTGGAAGCCACGACCGGCGTTCAACTCGCCGCCGTCGTAGACGCCAGCCCCGAGACCCGTTCCGCGGCTTCCGCGCAGTACAACATCCCGGCCTTCGCCACCATCGACGATCTCCTCGCCTCCGGCCTCGAACTCCACGCCGCCAGCGTCTGCGTCCCCACCATTCATCACGCAGCGGTCGCGTCTCAGCTCCTCGTCGCGGGCCTCGACGTCCTCATCGAAAAGCCCTTCGCCGCCACACTCGCAGAGGCTGAGTCGGTCCTTGCCCTTGCAAAGCAGCACAACCGGATCGTGCAGATCGGCCACCTCGAACGCTTCAACCCCGCCGTCGCTGCCACCGTCGATCGCCTCAACCGGCCCATGTTCTTTGAGGCCCACCGCCTCAGCCTCTTTACCCCGCGCTCGCTCGACGTCGACGTCGTCCTCGACCTCATGATCCACGACCTCGACATCGTCCTCTCGCTCGCGCAATCCGAGGTGCTCGACGTCCGCGCCACAGGCATCCCCATCCTCTCCGCGAAGACCGACATCGCCAACGTCCGCGTCGAGTTCGCCTCCGGCGCCGTCGCCAACTTCACCGCCTCCCGCGTCTCCACCGAGCAGGTCCGCAAGCTGCGCCTCTTCCAGCCGCACCAGTACCTCTCGCTCGACTTCGCTCGTCAGGAGCTCCTCTCCATCGCTGTCGACCCAGCCCTGGCTGCACAGATCGCCGCTGGCTATCGCCCCCCGGCGACGGTCCCGGCCTCCCACCCCACCACCGGCTTCGACCTCCAGAAGCTCGACCTTCCCCGCGCCGAACCTCTGCGCCTTGAGCTCGAAGACTTCCTCCGCGCCGTCATCACCCGTCAGCCCCCGCGCGTCACCGGCGAAGCCGGCATGGCTGCCCTCGCCCTCGCTCTCCGCATCAATGAAGCCATCGCCGCCCACCACGAGCGCGCCGGCCTCCTGCCTTAGGGCTCGCCATCCTCTCCGCAACAAAAGGGGCTTGAGCCCCGGCCCAGCCCCAAATCCCTTCGCGAAACGTAGCGCCCTTCGCGCCCGTTGCGTCGAAGCTTTCTCTTTCCCCAGGCACTCCCTCAAAAAACGAAAGGCCAGGCATAAGCCTGGCCTTTCGTTTCCATCCGCGAACCTTACTTCATCTCCTGCACCGTAACTCCCGCAGGAATCGCCAGCTCAAACTGGTCATCGTCAAACGGTGCATTCACGGTCAGCTTCGTCACATCCACCTTCAGCGAATACTCATCGAGCGGCCGCTTCATCGTGATCGTCATCGGAAACTGCACACCGTTGAAGTCTTTGTAGTTCTCATAGAGCGCCGACGTCACCACACGCCCCTGGTTATCGTAGATGTCCTGTTGAAACGGCAGCATCGTAATGCGGCTGATGTGCAGCACGCGCGTTGTCTGCAGCACGTTCCCCGACTTCACCTTCGAAATCGTCAGATCGTAATCCGGCTCTTCAATCGCCACGCGCTTCTTGTCCGGCGAAGGCATAATCCGTGTCGACTCATTCAGACTCACAAACTCATTCGCCGCCACACCCGGCACCAGCAGGGAGTCGAGAAACACCCCTGGCCGTAGATTCTCCAGACCGTTCTTCGAAGGCGTCGTCACGGTATTGGAACCATGCATCCATACATCGCCGTGTCCAGCCGTCGCATGCACCAGCGTGAACGTCTTACCGTTCGAAACCATATCCAGCGCACGCGAACCGATCACAGGAAGCTGCATAATCACGCGCAGGTCTTCCGGCTTGCGGACGAAGATATACCCGCGGAAGGACGTATAGGTTGTAACCTGCCCCGTCTTACCGCCGCCCACCGTTGCGGTGATCAGCACGCCAGCGTTCAGCGTCTTGATCGCAGCATCGCGGTCCTGCACATCTTTTTCCAGGGCTTCCACGCTGGCCGAGTGATAAACGTCCGGCGCCATCGTCTTCTGCACCAGCTTCGTCGAGCGAAAGCAGCCTGAAGACACGCCAAGCATCGTCATCGCGAGCGCTACCGATACCGTGCTTTTTAAAGTCATCGTGTCGAAATCCAAGTATATCGACTCTGTAACATCCGCGTTCGATTCAAACTTTCGCCCGCCAGCTACGTTGGTTCATTCTCCAGCTCTTCCAGCAACTTCGCGGCCGAGCCTTTTTCCCGCCGTTCGCCCGGCATCTGTGCGACCTGCAACAACTCCGTCGCCAGCTTCACATGCTGACAGCTTCCATCGCGAGCCCCCCGCACCAGCCCATAGAGAATCCCCGGAAGATGCTCCGCCAGCGTCCGCCGCAGATAGCGCGCGCACTGCGCTGGCCGCAACGGCTTGC carries:
- a CDS encoding Gfo/Idh/MocA family oxidoreductase, encoding MSHPIRTAVIGAGAFGRNHLRVYRELEATTGVQLAAVVDASPETRSAASAQYNIPAFATIDDLLASGLELHAASVCVPTIHHAAVASQLLVAGLDVLIEKPFAATLAEAESVLALAKQHNRIVQIGHLERFNPAVAATVDRLNRPMFFEAHRLSLFTPRSLDVDVVLDLMIHDLDIVLSLAQSEVLDVRATGIPILSAKTDIANVRVEFASGAVANFTASRVSTEQVRKLRLFQPHQYLSLDFARQELLSIAVDPALAAQIAAGYRPPATVPASHPTTGFDLQKLDLPRAEPLRLELEDFLRAVITRQPPRVTGEAGMAALALALRINEAIAAHHERAGLLP
- a CDS encoding DUF4292 domain-containing protein — its product is MTLKSTVSVALAMTMLGVSSGCFRSTKLVQKTMAPDVYHSASVEALEKDVQDRDAAIKTLNAGVLITATVGGGKTGQVTTYTSFRGYIFVRKPEDLRVIMQLPVIGSRALDMVSNGKTFTLVHATAGHGDVWMHGSNTVTTPSKNGLENLRPGVFLDSLLVPGVAANEFVSLNESTRIMPSPDKKRVAIEEPDYDLTISKVKSGNVLQTTRVLHISRITMLPFQQDIYDNQGRVVTSALYENYKDFNGVQFPMTITMKRPLDEYSLKVDVTKLTVNAPFDDDQFELAIPAGVTVQEMK